The Myotis daubentonii chromosome 9, mMyoDau2.1, whole genome shotgun sequence genome has a segment encoding these proteins:
- the LOC132241169 gene encoding olfactory receptor 8K1 — protein sequence MEKHNHTAVSKVTEFILMGITDSPGLQAPLFGIFLVIYLITVLGNLGMVILTHLDSKLHTPMYFFLRHLSITDLGYSTVIGPKMMANFVVHKNTISYNWCATQLALFEIFIITELFILSAMAYDRYVAICKPLLYVVIMAEKVRWVLVLIPYLYSTFVSLFLTIKLFRLSFCGSNIISYFYCDCLPLISLLCSDTHELELIILIFSGCNLLSSLLIVLVSYMFILVAILRMRSTEGRYKAFSTCSSHLTVVVVFYGTLLFIYLQPKSSHTFDIDKMASVFYTLVIPMLNPLIYSLRNKEVKDALKRTLTNQCKIPT from the coding sequence ATGGAGAAACACAATCATACTGCAGTGAGCAAGGTGACTGAATTTATTCTCATGGGGATCACAGAcagccctgggctgcaggcaccTCTCTTCGGAATCTTCCTGGTCATATACTTGATCACAGTGTTGGGCAATCTGGGCATGGTTATCTTGACCCATTTGGACTCCAAGCTACATACTCCCATGTACTTTTTTCTTAGACATTTGTCCATTACTGACCTTGGTTACTCCACTGTCATTGGCCCCAAAATGATGGCAAACTTTGTGGTGCACAAAAATACAATTTCCTACAATTGGTGTGCCACCCAGCTGGCACTGTTTGAGATTTTCATTATCACTGAACTGTTTATTCTATCAGCAATGGCCTATGACCGTTATGTTGCCATCTGCAAACCTCTTCTCTATGTGGTCATCATGGCAGAGAAAGTGCGATGGGTGCTGGTACTCATTCCCTATCTCTACAGTACATTTGTGTCGCTATTTCTCACAATTAAGTTATTTAGACTGTCCTTCTGTGGCTCTAACATCATCAGTTATTTTTACTGTGACTGTCTTCCTCTAATATCCCTGCTATGTTCTGACACACATGAACTAGAACTGATCATTTTGATCTTTTCAGGCTGTAATTTGCTCTCCTCCCTCTTGATTGTTCTTGTATCCTACATGTTTATTCTTGTGGCTATTCTCCGAATGAGGTCAACTGAGGGGAGGTACAAAGCCTTCTCCACCTGCAGCTCCCATCTGACAGTGGTAGTCGTGTTCTATGGGACCTTATTGTTTATTTACCTGCAACCCAAATCCAGCCATACCTTTGATATTGATAAAATGGCCTCTGTGTTTTACACCCTGGTGATTCCAATGCTGAATCCATTGATCTACAGCCTAAGGAACAAAGAAGTAAAAGATGCACTGAAAAGAACTTTGACTAATCAGTGCAAAATCCCTACTTAA